The sequence GTAACCACCACCCATCGaattgacatccctaaataccctgtttttaaaaacaatggatataggttacccctcgaatAAAGGTGAGCTAACGATATATTCGTAGAAGTCAGTCGGTATGATTGGCGGTCCTACATCAGCCTTTCCAAACACGGTGCCGGGCCGGGCAGTGTGGGGGGAAGGAAAAGTGCTAGTATGGCATGAAAGACAccaaatcacaaaaaaacaacaacacagaaatTACTGGTCCTTGCTCATGGGATAGGTTGTTTACTAGTATATTTCTTGATATGCACTTCCAGaatgggccccggtttggaattgTGACCATCGCGGTTAGTTATAGCGCTACTACATACCTTTGTTTTAAAGTACATAATGAACAAGCCCCTACCATATATTTGATAATAATAGCAACTTTTTCTCTGTAACAGCTCTTAGGAAATATCAACATAAAGTCCTCTCTTCTACACAGGCCACACGTTCTTAGATACGACACAAATGTAATGCAGTACCATTTGACTTGTATGTAATGAAAATGGTGGTCACTTGAACAAAACGACCAAAttccgtaatctccaagcagatcctacggtgccataagatagtatcaaagctgcggccaaggagtatagctggctaagggagtcaaatgggcaccgatcggtttgatactatattacgccaccgtggatccgcttggagattacaaattTCGTTCTGTGACGGGCATGTTTCAGAATCGATTTCTGCATACAAAACTCCCCAAACTTGAAACGCTGAGAAGGTCAGAGCAGAGCAGCACTTGTGTACAATCCGCAATACATGTGAGACCTCGGTCTTAAATGCACAAGCTATGTTCAATGTTGTTGATGATTCTGGCAATTCTGCCaacaattttgacattttgtagcATGACGACGCAAACCTACAGCAACATTGGCAGGTACTAACATGTAACATCAAACCTTGACAATGCTCCAACATGATTCGATCACAAAGGAGAGCTTACTGAAAGAGATCAGGATAAAGATTGTCCTTTTACAGATCACCACCGGACGCCCACATGCGCCCAGTACTAATCATGGGGATAGAGTCTCCGATAGACGCTTTCAAAACGCACTTACCTATAGCTTATATCAAATTAATCTTCTCTCTGTAGAATCATGGCTGAATCTACGACAGAATGTATGGTCTCTTTCTATATGAAAAACGTTGTCCCCATATGACATGAGATGTTATGACTTGTTTTGATGTATATGATATGACGAATGCTTCGCGTGTGGATGGCTaattctacaagcagatgtaacgttaaagactgcattttatgtgtttttttgtctaaTGCTTGTTGTACTTCTTTCTGTTGACCAGCTTTCTTTCTCTCAGGAATTTAGGTGTGCAAAAAAGGTACACCAGCTAGAAAGATATAAAAAGCTTCAAAAACACGATTAAAACACAGAgttacatctacttggagatgaGGGACCAGCCAAAGTAAGTACCGGCGCGCCTTGGCTTATCGCGCGGAGAGAGCGCCGCAGAAGTTGGCTCGGTGCCACGGGAGGAAGGCAACCCGCCGCACATACCAAATCACCGAGGCACAGACACGGGAAGGCCCGGTAAAATCTCTCAGCGGCTTTTCTAGACAATTCCACAACATCCAACCTTTACCGCACTTCAAGTTGTTGTTCAAGATCATACAATGTCTCTATCCTGATACGCTTCTTATAGATGTATAGACGTACAGCGGCTGAGACATGTAATGTCAGCTCTGTAAACTTGCAACATCACGCCTACTTCTGTTCCACCAGAACACAGAAGTCCACTACCAGGAGAAAATAAGTCTAAATACGGATGACCAAAGCAATATCCCCAGAAAACCGTACCTCTAAACTGTGATCTTTGGGCTGCTCTGATCTCTCAGGCGAGGATAAGTGTTACATGCTCAACCCGCGCCTTCTACCAATTTTAACAACAAGGAAAAGGGGCCGGTGAAATGACATGCAAGGTTTCTTGTATAATCAATTCGACAACATTCCATTCCGTGGTATGTTACAGGTTTCCGTGTAAAAATGTCCCATAAAAATCTCACAATTTCTCTACCACCGCCCGCAGTCTCTCTCCgccttacatatacatgtacggcAGACCAGACATATTAACGGTGCGCCCTcacaaatatatatatctaATCTACGTATACAGCCCATGTACATTTATAAAACTGACTTCAGGACTGATATGTACATATCATATTCATACAGATGCTAGCGCATGGTAAGAAACGCCCGTCCACTTACCGATTTAGCCATGTCGTGTGGCGTGTGAGTACTGGTCGTACTTGTGTCGGGAGTGGCGGTCGTACGGAGTGCGTGTCACGCCTGAGGCTGGTTGGGAAGCGTCTGTGCTCCAGTCTGTTAACACACACCGGCAAGTGCTGAACACGCGCGGGGCATGCCGGGATGAAATCATCGGGTAGTGGACCATGGAAGAAGATTCCGGAACGGAGGCTGAGAAGGGGTTTTTGGCGATTGATTAAGGAGGAAAGGCTCCCCTAGGGGTCGATGAGGCCAATGTACACACAGGAAAAGCGATTCATTTGTATCTACAGGGAACATGGGATGATATTTCGAACAAGAGGCTAGAATGTAAAGTTGAAGATAATGAAGGAGGCTCTACGGGGGGTTTCTTTGACCGTGAATAGTTCTTTGGACAGGTTTTACAAGCAAGTATTGTATGTTATGTTCGCGTGTTGTTCCAACATTCCAACTTGCTGAAGGCCATTTTTCGCAACATCAAAGAGCCTTGAAATgcattgaaatacaatttttcatcACGGATGAACCATAAATTGTAGTTAGTGGGGGATTCGATTTTATTCTACAGGGTAAGGTTTCGCTTTTACGTGATTATTTTTGGGAGAAAACGTGATACCTGATCAACGAGCCGCGCGTTATAACGGATTTTGACTGATCTTTCCGCAGTATGGGATTGTCCTTGGACATCCAAGGATGCCTGGCGTTCACTATTATATCCCTAACCTCTGTCACCACCTCATATCTTTATTTTAAGAAAGATATGAGGTTgtgactctctctctctctttaagAAGTTGAAACCTTTCCCACACCTTTCGGTGTAGAGCCGGCGCCCATCGTATgttgcccttgggccacacaacattGTGAAAGCACTACAGCGGGCAGCTAGTCCACTGGTTTTGGTTTGTGTTCAAACGTCTTCTCACAGGAACCGACTAGAGAAAGAAGTTGTgtgtaaatatgttttttttttcagccattAATTTCAATTTGGTACACACTCATCAATGTTCCTGTACTTCACAACAGAACTGCTAGTAGGCGCCCAACGAAAAAATGTATTAGTCAAACCTTAATCCTGAATTCCATGATCCCCTCACAATAGGTATAtagaatatactagtactgtcgGCATATATAAGAAAAATTGATCATTGATAATCGTCACGAATACGTATGTTTTAGTCATAAAAACACAACGCTGAGTCGGTGAAAATTTTAATTAgtctatgtatacatgtacataattagtACAAAACCAAAGGACAGATATTAGTCAACTCGATGTATAGAAACATTACCCAAGTCACTAGAAGATAAGGAATTCATTGCAACTTTCTTACATTCTAAGTCTAATCTTCAATACTTCATTGATAAAAGTACAGCTACAGGGGGTATTGAGGGGGAATTTAAGTCATAAACCACTCTGTTCATAAATTCCGTTCGTTTCCATTAATTTCCATGGAAATTTGTAACCTTATTTCATTTATCCACCGCCTGTAGCTTCAAATTGACATTTACATCCACTGCAAGTATATATCATTACTTAAACCCTAGACTTCAGTATTGATGCTACaagttttgtcttctttgtatCCATATGGCCTTAAAATGCCCCCTCATATTTTGGAGATCACTTGTACTGTTACGTATGAATCAGTAAGGCTTTTAGGGAATGGGTTAGTAAAACATTTGAACATTTCTTTTTAACTGTTTCTTGCCCGCTCAATTAATTGTGTCTTTTTGCTCTCTGTTTTTTTCATGTTCACTGTCATATGTGCATATTCTGTGCATATGTTTACATTTTTCCCTTGCACATTTTCTTGCAACTTCTCACAATGTAATTAAGTACATTCCATTATTCATTTTGCACGAAACATATCCAATGTTCCAAATTTCCGTCATGTTTTCTTGGGATTAAAATCCCTTCTCCTTTGACGGGGCGTCGCGTTCGCACGCGGCTGAGAACCTCTGGAGGCAGAATCCTGGCGATGCTTTCGGGGCGTGTTCGGCGTGACAGGGACGCCATCTTGCGATTCAGTTCGGTGTTGCGTCTCGGCGCCGCGAGAGGGCCTGTTGCTTCTCCTGGGCCTCGGGCTCTTCGGCTCAACTATCCTCCCGCTACCGATCTGTTTGCGTGGGTTCCTCGGGCTCGGAGGCGGCCTCATCCCGGGGTTGTTGGTCCCGCGCTGCGGTGGGTTGTACTCCTGTCTCCTCGCGTTTAGATCAGGGGAAGGCAGCTCAAAATGTACCGAATGTCTGGTCGATTTTTCCGGTAACTGAGGACTCGGTGGCGGCACAAACTCCGGGGCAGACGCAGGCCTTAATCTCGTCCTTTCAGCGATAGCAGGTGGGACTATGAACTCTGGTGTCGGCGACTTGTGCCGTACCATGTGCATGTTCATGGGAACGCTAGCATGCTCtgtctgctgttgttgttggtagtgttgctgttgctgttgAAGCGCGCCCATGACTGGCGCGAACACGTCCATCTGGTCGATGCTGCTGTTGCTCCCGCTGCTTCCGCTGCTGATGGACAGGCGGTGCTCCTTGTAGACCGTGATGCTCTTCTCCTTGGCCATCAGCCGATCTCTCtccagtttcttcttcttctgatcTTCGATCTTCTTCCGCAGCTTGCTGTTGTACTTCTCAAGAGTCTCCTGGAAGTAGGAAACAAGTAGGaaagactttgactttgactttattgacgatgagacaagtcattacaagggtctgcctaggcagctttgggctgatagcggcagaacctacaaaaatgcggACAAATATACAAGGAATTCATAACAGGAAACAGTACAAtataatgcaataaaataatcaataactataaaatgtcatgtaactACAGATATGGAAGAAATTGATCTATACCATATAGCAATAGCATACTTAAAAGATTGGAGTAGGTGGAAAGTCAGTATACTATCATACTATGAGTTTGATATTAAAATGATGACAGGAGGTGGATTCTACAACGGGCTTTGAACTGTGGGAGAGTGGTAGAGTTTTTGACAGGTTTTGGAAGGTTGTTCCAGAGCCTGGAGGTGTAGGGGGTGAAGCTGTTTTTGAATGTTGTGGTTCTGCATCGGGGGATGTGGAGGTTAATTTTTAAGACATGCAGGTTACTTTTTTGCATCAGGGAGTATCAATCTTTAAGCAAACCGGGACGGGGCACGCTACAAACTTCCAGGCACCATTCAACCACATAGTACAATAGCCACGTACGTGCTTAAATGCTCGTCCTTAATTCTCTAAATTCCTTAGGATAAATGATCCACTTCTTCGGAAACGTGACCACAGTAATAGATTTCATGAGGCTAGACCTTGTTCCCTCCTTAGCCATCACCTTCAAGTCAAATAAGGCGCCATACCCTACTTGTGAACGTGAAAATTATCATTGTAGACCTAGGCACTAGtacttctgttttgtttttttctgagcCCTCGGACAAGGAGTTTGCGAGTAATCTCTAAATACAGCCAAACAGGTGGTTGTTGAGGACAGGGTTGAGTCAACTATGTAAGAATGGACAGTTTCAATGTGACTGGAGGTGAATGCTtgtgactagggctgggtatcaatacagcgtaccggtacaaaaccgtttttttcttattggaccggtccagaaaaccgggacctgaaaaaattaggtggaccggatgttggacctttggacctgaaccggacctggacctgaattttctgtaccggtacccagccctacttgtGACAGGTGAATGCCCTACAAGGATTGACAGTTGAACGGCGCTGTACATGGCCTGGTAACCATAAAACTGGCTTGCCCCTATCTCCAGAGTGGTGGGAATGTGTCCAGCCAGCCCAGTTCATTAGCGCAGGTAGGGGAATTTTTACACGAGTTTAGGTTAGTTACATTGCTTCTCTGGCGACGAGAACTTAAAGGCCAGCTGAAAGGACAGCTTGACGGAAACTGACCGATGCAAAGCAGCATGGGCCAAGCAAACACCCATAAACCTACCAGAAGAAATTGGGCCCAGGTTGCGATGTACGCCATATACATACGGATCAAAAAGAAAACTccacctccaagcagatccgacgatagcataagatagtatcaaaagctgcaagaggagtgaagccggcctaagagtgtgtttggctaccggtggccgatgactccctttggccagctgtacaaAATACTCATTAGTCAGCTTAAATACTATCtcatgccactggtaaatctgcctggagctcACCTGAAACTGCTCGAACTCGCTCTCCAGCGTGACGGCCTGCAGAGTCTCTGTCAGGCGGACGATCTCGTCGTCCGACTCCGCCACCATCTGCGCGCTGTACTCGATCACCATGTCCATCAGGTTCTGCGACGCCGCGTCCAGAATCTCCACCCAGCGTCGCACGAAGTCTGTgttctgaatgaatgaaagaatgaatgaatgaatgaatggtttattagcaacaaaacaagtgtgcatatacatgtacatatcattgcagccatacaaggctgaattggtgAATGATACACAATATGTTTGATAAAAACTTAAAGACTCGTTTAGCAATGACACAATGAAAGGAAGTGTGCTATTTTTGTATCTGGATGACCTGTATCTAAACTGTGTGTAGTTGTCCTTTGTTCGTAGTTTTCTGCCATGAACACTTTCCCGTTTCGGGGGTAACCAGTCAGAGAATAGTGTGGACTTCGACACAGACAGTGCAAATATGAAACAAAGACTACGTGCCTGGCTCCCGATGGTCGGCTGGCATTTCCTCTTTAAGTCCAGGCCCATGGGGATCAGACGTTCTTGTACGTACACCTGTAAGGTGTCCAGGTGTAGGGCGTAACGGATGTTCTTGGCGTGCGCGCGTTGGATCCTTCTGTGGATTGCCCGGGCGGATGAGGCGGATTTTGGGTGTGAGGCTTGTTGCGACGTGCTGGCTTCTTCGCCGTCTATTGCTGCTGGAGTTTCCATGATTCTCGCTAGGTGGCTCTATTCAACTGCCGTTGTGCGATGTTTTTGTCTCCTGTAAAAAGATACACAGGGTGACATGTGAAATTCTCGGTAGAGAAATATCTGACTTGAAAGAATCGCATGTAAACACTAAGGATTCACTAAGGTGGCGTCTTCGCCGTCTATTGCTGCTGAAGTTCGTATGATTCTCACTAGGTGGCTCTATTCAATTGCCGTTGTGCGATGTATCTGTCTCCTGTTAAAAAGATACACATGATGAAATATAAAATTCTATTCAGAGAAATATTTGACTTCAAAGAGTCGCATATGTAAACACTAATGTCACAACCAGATGGCCCAGAGGACGGCGACCTTGAAAAATGCCGTCGGCCTGCGACCTCGAACCCAGTTTAGAACTGAGCGTCAAGCTGCAAGTATTTGTGTCAGACCTTCCAACAACGTTTGGCGGGAGGGTAGTCATCTAGGTCCGTGTAATTATAGAGCTTTAGGTTTATACAGTTCGTGCTTGGCACAGATTTTGCCACGAGCTACAAGTTTACACAACCGCACAGAATAAAACTCATGGGTGCGTTTAGAACTAACAGACTTTTAATACAACGGTACGGCCGCTTAAAAAATTCTATAACGCAAAAGTTTGATTGTATATCAAGGTACCTGTACAATGATTAGAGCGAACATAGCATTGTTTCCGCAAGTGGGAGGGAGGGGTTGGGGGTTGGGGGTGGGGATTGGGGGTTGGGTTTGGTGGGTGGGCTAACCAAATCAACGACCTAGCTATTTTCTTCACGTATTGTACTATTAAATAATAGAGATTTTCCATTCAAACTATCGTCTTTGATGAGATCTTTTTGAAGATCCATGCAATAAACTATTTTTTTCGGCAAGaaattgaatactgtaaatgtatttaagttagcggggatttaatttcgcggaatcgggaaaaaggacttttcgcggtggtttaacttcgctgtagcaccatgcactgtagtctcttactgtcatggaaaaatgttcgcggtggttttaaattcgcggtgaagcggccaccgcgaaaaccgcgaacattaatccaccgcgaaagtttctgcatttacagtatatagacAAAATGACATGTGCACCAATAGGTTTCATGGGCGTCTGCCGTGTTCTATCAACTTATAAGCacaatgcatttaagttctcaTACATAACTCACATTCAAAACTTGCTAAAACATTGTTGCATTGTATATTCTATTATGATTAGGCATAGTTTTCAATCGAATACAGTATGCAATGTAATAATGAATATTCTATTACAAATAAGTCAACATTTTCAGTAGAAAGTCGGACATAATTTTAGAGGTTATCCTTCACTACATATCAAAGGTTTAGACATTAAaaattcctcaaatgattgtaaaagcctccaatgtaagaaacttatctcatactacaactcctgtattagttagataagccttaagttaagctatagaaccgtagttatgtagatgccatactttgtgcctcgtacaattgttgtgcaataaagttataaatCTATATATCAAAGATATAAGGAATACACAGAACAAAATAACATTTGATGAAAGGAGCGACAGAAtatcgaaaaaaaaacatattttatcTGTTGTATCTTTATACCCTCCCCTCCACCAACGCAGCTGCGCCTATCACTCACTCTGAAGCGCCCCCATCCGCTCAGCAATCATAATTGCAACGACGCAGAACAGAATTCATTCAAATCATAtttcactcaaaaatcacgcaAAAAGAGAGCTAATAAGACTTACCTTTGACAgcaataaagaaagaagaatgcCTTGGGTGATCGTCTCTGTATCAATTCTTAAAACGAGTCCCGCAAAAACAGATTTGAGAGAAACCTGGATGGAAATTCCTGCCGCCCTTCCCCCGACAGCGTGTTCAGATCGTCACCCGATCCTCTTTCGGCTGATATGAACTTGGAAGACCCAAATAGGGGCTTTGGGTGTGCATGTCGGGCCGGGCTGAAACAAGGGGATCCTGGGGACAACGTTGCCATGAAATAACGCGTCAGTTTCAACTTGATTTACGTCTTTAAGACAACATCCATTTACTCCTGAGGTGGACGTAGTAAAGAGAGATCTTCTGACAAAAGTTACGTGGAATAAAAGTTCAGAAACAATGTCAACCAAACTAAAACATATACAGTGATGACGAGAGCTTAtatgaaatgatgaaaaaatagGTCATCTATTAAAACAAACGGGCACTATGTTTAGATTGATatatttgatttgacttttatAAGAAGTGAGTGCTCAAAAGTCTTATTTCCCAATATTACTTTTGTTATTTTGGCGCAACGATATAGTTTCATTAATTCATTTCGACCCTCTCAATCATTTCAATCGTTGATTATATTCTTTCAGGGCCGGACAGAACACCGCCTTATATGAACGCGCGGCATTTATGGTATTTTTGGAGGTGACGTAATCATTCGAGGCATCCCGCTGAGACAGGGCGTGGCAGGAGTGACGTCACGGACATGTCGTCTGACACAGAATGACAGCCGGCGGTGACGAAGTCATGTTTCACTACACGGCAActgtttccaagcagatgtttggcttGCACGTCTTttgttagcctccatagcaggctctctcgggccttttttttctcaaaatacacttttgctggccatttctttttgcacTGGGTCGCTTATTGCTGGCTTTCTCTGACTaccgacccagtacaaaaagaaatgggcagcaaaagtgtattttgagcaaaaaaaggCTCGAGAGAGTCTGCTATTGAGGCTAGTCTTTGTGGCGACCCAAATGATTTTCAAGCAACGTTCCTGATTACTTTTCAGTACTTTGGCCAAGTAAGTTATGTTTCCATCAACACCAGCCCAATAACTTCTtaaacacgaccttcctcacttcacgcAGGTGTAAAGATGGGTACCagcacctgacttcggtcggggaggtaaagaagactacctttaccttctgtctgcacTTTTTATGTGACACTGATAAAATAAAAGAAGTACCACCTGNNNNNNNNNNNNNNNNNNNNNNNNNNNNNNNNNNNNNNNNNNNNNNNNNNNNNNNNNNNNNNNNNNNNNNNNNNNNNNNNNNNNNNNNNNNNNNNNNNNNTGGCATTTAAAGgtaccatcctcctacgcagggacacccaacagccaaactgcctgtctggatgtgccctgctct comes from Branchiostoma floridae strain S238N-H82 chromosome 19, Bfl_VNyyK, whole genome shotgun sequence and encodes:
- the LOC118406893 gene encoding transcriptional activator ptaB-like; this encodes METPAAIDGEEASTSQQASHPKSASSARAIHRRIQRAHAKNIRYALHLDTLQVYVQERLIPMGLDLKRKCQPTIGSQNTDFVRRWVEILDAASQNLMDMVIEYSAQMVAESDDEIVRLTETLQAVTLESEFEQFQETLEKYNSKLRKKIEDQKKKKLERDRLMAKEKSITVYKEHRLSISSGSSGSNSSIDQMDVFAPVMGALQQQQQHYQQQQQTEHASVPMNMHMVRHKSPTPEFIVPPAIAERTRLRPASAPEFVPPPSPQLPEKSTRHSVHFELPSPDLNARRQEYNPPQRGTNNPGMRPPPSPRNPRKQIGSGRIVEPKSPRPRRSNRPSRGAETQHRTESQDGVPVTPNTPRKHRQDSASRGSQPRANATPRQRRRDFNPKKT